DNA from Deinococcus cellulosilyticus NBRC 106333 = KACC 11606:
TGCCACACGGTATCTGGTGCAGGCCCTCTCGAGTGGCCGGGTGACCCCCAGAACGCTGGAGGACCTGGAATTGCGTGGTGCAGGTCTGGGTGAACTTTTTGCGTATGTGGCGCAGGAAGTGCTGGAGCCTCTGGACCCGGGCCTGCAGAGTTTTCTGAGGCGCAGCAGCGTCTTTGAGGTCCTGACCCCCGAAATCATGGAAGAGGCCCTTGAGGAGCCCCTCTCCCGCACCCACCTGGAAACCCTGGCCCGGTCTGGAACGTTCCTGTCCAGGGATGCCAGTGGAGCCTACCATGCCCATCCCCTGCTGAGAACCCACCTGCGCAGCACCCTCTCTGAAGAGGAGCAGCAGCAGATTGCCGCCAGGGGTGCACTGGCCTACGAGAAGCGTTCCCGCTTCAGGAATGCCCTCAATGCCCACCTGCTGTCAGGCAACCTTGAACGGGCTGCAGAACTGTTGTGTGAACACGGCAGTCGCTGGCTGATGGAAGGACGTGCCCGACTGGTTGGACGCGCCCTCAATCTGCTCTCGGAACGCTTTGGTGCCCATCCTGAACTGCACATCTTGCAGGGGGACGTGTTGCGGCACGCCTGCAGGTACCCGGAAGCGATTGCGGCCTACCGTCAGGGTCCCGAACTTGAGGCCCTGCTGGGTGAAGCGCAAGTGTATCTGGACACGGTGAGTCCTCTGCATGCGGTTCCACTGCTGGAAAAGGTTGCTCACCTGCCCAGAAATGAAGCGCAGGAGGCCAGATTCCTCACCATGCAGGCCGAAAATGCCCTGAACGAGGGAGAGGTTGAAAGGCCCAGACGCCACATCAGGCACCTCACCAGTCCGGCCCGACTGCACCTCCGTTCCGGTCAATTGCGGGAAGCCCTGCATGCAGCCACACATGCCTCAAGGGACGAAAAAGGCCTTCCCAGACTGGCCTCAGGGCACCGGGAAGGGCTTTTGCTCTCCAGCCTGCTTCATGCTTTTCTGGGTCAAACTGAAGAAGCCGAGCAGTGCGCCAGAGAAGGGATCAGGGAAAGCGAAAGGCTGGTCAGTCCTTTCAGTCTGGCCCTGGCCCATGCACGCCTGGGGCATGCCCTGATCAGCGCAGGAAAGTTTGAGGAGGCCCGCACCGCCTACCTCAACTCGCTGGAACAGGGCCAGGTGACAGTGGCCCCTCGGCTGCGGATCGAGGCCCAGATGGGTCTGGCCCACCTGGATGCCCGCCTGTATGGCAGAGGAGAAGAACACGCTGAAAAAGCCCGTGCCGTGCTGCAGGATTCCGGAGACCGCTGGATGTACGCGCTGATGCACCTGATCTACGCTTACGGCTTGCACCACGCCAGCACACAGAAGTCCCGTCAGGTGCTTTCTGAGGCAGCAGGTGCCGTGAGAAGCCTGCATGACCCTTTCCTGCAATGCCTGTGTGACCTGCTGGAATACCTGCAGACCCCTGGACCAGAACTGGCCCACAGGCTCCTGCACAACATGGAGTCGCACGATTACAGTTTCCTGCTGCTCAGGCCATCTCTCTTCTACCCTTTCGAGAATTCATCTGAGCGCATTCAGGCACTCATCTTGCTGAAGGCCCACAGCCCGGAACACAGCCTTTATCTGGACCACCTGGCAGAGCAACTCGGATACTCTGGGCTTCCAGACAGGCACCCTGGATACACCCTCAGGATCGAGCTGCTGGGTCCTCTGAAAGTCTTCAGGGACCAAAACCCCATCGAGGACTGGGGCCGGGCCAGAGCCCGTGACCTGCTGGCCCTGCTGGTGGTCAGTCCTGAGGGCATCACCCGGGATGTGGCCATTGAGACCCTTTATCCAGAAGAGGCCCCTGAGATTGCGGAGCGCAACTTCCGCATTGTGCTGCACGCCCTGGGCCAGACCCTGGAAAGTGAAGATGCCAAAGGCTACTTTCTGGAACGCAGTGACGTGCTGAAACTCAAACCCAGCCCGGACCTGAAG
Protein-coding regions in this window:
- a CDS encoding transcriptional regulator is translated as MWREDIPEHRTRPPQLRGVMDRPHLLQDMQATRLCVVQAPAGYGKTSVLYRLYHAQKCLWYTMDTDDLQPVHLIGAFALGLERLGLGDRLTHLLDEQAPISKLVDTLIGTLIQHGITLIIDEAQHLPESPLHGVMRKLLEQNRVVLGTRRPIHLPELVKARASGELGVISSNELSFSAAEFMTMLQQAQVQLSPAEVQLCLNVTEGWPIATRYLVQALSSGRVTPRTLEDLELRGAGLGELFAYVAQEVLEPLDPGLQSFLRRSSVFEVLTPEIMEEALEEPLSRTHLETLARSGTFLSRDASGAYHAHPLLRTHLRSTLSEEEQQQIAARGALAYEKRSRFRNALNAHLLSGNLERAAELLCEHGSRWLMEGRARLVGRALNLLSERFGAHPELHILQGDVLRHACRYPEAIAAYRQGPELEALLGEAQVYLDTVSPLHAVPLLEKVAHLPRNEAQEARFLTMQAENALNEGEVERPRRHIRHLTSPARLHLRSGQLREALHAATHASRDEKGLPRLASGHREGLLLSSLLHAFLGQTEEAEQCAREGIRESERLVSPFSLALAHARLGHALISAGKFEEARTAYLNSLEQGQVTVAPRLRIEAQMGLAHLDARLYGRGEEHAEKARAVLQDSGDRWMYALMHLIYAYGLHHASTQKSRQVLSEAAGAVRSLHDPFLQCLCDLLEYLQTPGPELAHRLLHNMESHDYSFLLLRPSLFYPFENSSERIQALILLKAHSPEHSLYLDHLAEQLGYSGLPDRHPGYTLRIELLGPLKVFRDQNPIEDWGRARARDLLALLVVSPEGITRDVAIETLYPEEAPEIAERNFRIVLHALGQTLESEDAKGYFLERSDVLKLKPSPDLKVDLWEAFRVLDSSCSPEALLNLPLNLSTQFDLAALEDQRVLYRTRLERALVQAGEQVLHQNPIQATTLAERALMLEKASEDATRLLMRCAHLQGQMDVLHRSYQRCEQALEDLGLRPSSQTRNLYVELNRALLH